ATCTATATATAAATGGAAAACGATTTATATATAAATCAAAAACAATCTATATATTTATCGTAAATGATTTGTATATAAATCGTTATCTTCTTTTCCAAAAGTCATATTTCTACCTGAAAAACTTCCTTTTCATGCCTTTTTCACTTCGAAATCGTCTTCCTTTCTGGTGCTTATTTGGAATCATTCCAAACACATCTTCGTTGTTGAAAACTTTTTTGGTGCATATTTTTCAGTCTGTCAATGACCGGAATACTCAGGGAAGAAAGTGGAAACGATCTTGTAGGAGCAACTCCGCCTCCGGATACCTCAATGCAGGTAAAAGAGCACAGGAGAGCCTGCAGTTTGACGGATTCTTCGATAAAATAAGCACCTTTGTCATACTGAAAACGTTGTGCCACAGGCCAACAGACCGAACACTTCGGTAATAATAGAAGTTATAGAAGCATGAATTTATTCTCGAATCTTCTGTTTCGCTTCGATGTACGCCGTCTGTCCGAAGATACGCTCAAAGCTATCTATTCTTTGGAAGAAGACGGTCTGCCCGTCAATGCAGACCGACTGGTAGCCCTGACCGGGCTGAAGATAAGCAACCAACAGTATATACTCGATCTGCTGCACAAACAAGGCTACTGCCTGCCTCCGGACTCGCATCTGACCGAAAGCGGACGGAAATATGCGCTCAAGGTGATTCGCCGCCACAGGCTTTTGGAAAAGTATCTGTCCGAACACTCCGGCTATGAACCCAGCGAATGGCATACACAAGCCTGCAAGGAGGAGCACGATCTGTCCGATGAAGAGCAGGAGCGGATAGCAGTCCGTCTCGGCAATCCGCTTTTCGACCCGCATGGCGATCCCATCCCGACGGAAGAGGGCGAAGTGCAATCCGTGGAAGGAATACATGCCGACGAACTGCCGGACGACTCGTATGTGAGAGTGATCCACATCGAAGATGAGCCTGCCGACCTGTATCGGCAGATAGAAACCATCGGTTTCTTCCGCGGTGCCGTATTTCATCTTTTGCGTACCGATACGGATGGAGTGCACCTTTCTTTCGAGGGGGAGCAGTTCTTCTTACCACAGGAGGCTGCACATAATCTGACCGTAATGCCTTGTACGGACAAAGGCATGATAGATTTGGCACAGAAGACCGTCAAGCTCACTACACTTCGTCAGGGCGAAGAAGCTACGATAGCCGGCATCAGCAAGGCCTGTCGGGGGGCCAATCGTAGACGGCTATTGGACTTAGGATTTGTACGCGGTAGCCGAATCGCCATAGATCTGACCAGCCCCTTGGGCAATCCGACAGCTTATGTGGTCAGAGGAACGGCCATCGCCCTGCGACGCGATCAAGCTCGTTATATCCTTATATACAGGTAAAAGACCTAAACGCTCAGACCAACTTCGAATCGAATGATGAAAAAGAGTGCTGCCACCTCTTCAGCCTGCAACGGCTGCCCCACACACAGCGGAAATAAACTCCGGCGCATGGGCACCGATGCGGAGCGATACGACTTCACCATCGCCCTTGCCGGCAATCCCAATACGGGCAAGAGTACGGTATTCAATGCCCTGACCGGGCTCAAACAACATACGGGCAACTGGCCCGGGAAAACGGTAGAGAAAGCCGAAGGTGCATTCTCGTATGCCGGCTCTTCATACAAGATAGTGGATCTTCCGGGCACCTATTCTCTCCTTTCTACTTCCGAGGATGAGGAGATCGCTCGCGACTTCATTCTCTTCGGCAAGCCCGATGTCACCCTCATCGTGGCAGATGCTACCCGACTGGAGCGGAATATGAATCTGATCCTGCAAATCCTCGAAATAACGGATCGTGCCGTCCTATGTGCCAATCTAATGGACGAAGCCGAACGGAACGGCGTGGAGATCGACCTGAGAGGTCTCTCGCGCAGGCTGGGCATCCCTGTCGTAGGAGCCAGTGCACGTTCGGGAGAGGGCATATCCGATCTCCTGTCGGCCCTGTCCGAGGTGGCCCAAGGGATATATCGCTGTACTCCGCATCGGCTGACAAGTATCGGTACTGAAATAGATACGCGGATCGATTCTTTGGCCGAATCCATCCGGCTCTTTCATCCCGATACGCCCAATAGCAGATGGTTGGCCCTTCGCCTTACGGAGGGAGATCGACGGGTGGAGAATATCCTCTATGCCGACAACGAAGCTCCGGCAGAGAAGCTGAAAAGAGAGGTGGACGAGTTTCGCCGCAACTTCGGCGAAGACCTGCATGACCAACTCTCCGAAGCACTCTATTCCGATGCCGGAAAAATCTGCCAAGAGGTGATCACTCAGACCAACAAACGCGGGAGAACTCCACTGGACATCAAGATAGATCGTATCGTTACGAGCCGGAAGTGGGGTTTTCCCATCATGTTGTTCATGTTGGCCTTGGTACTGTGGATTACCATTGTAGGCTCCAACTATCCGTCCCAGTGGTTAAGCGACAGTCTTGTAGGTATTCTCCATCCTTTGCTGAAGACACGGACTACGGGTTTCCTGCCGGATTGGTTGAGCGGATTTCTCATCGATGGCGTCTACTTGGCTACGGCTTGGGTCGTAAGCGTGATGTTGCCGCCGATGGCCATTTTCTTTCCTCTATTTACATTATTGGAAGACTTCGGTTTTCTTCCGCGAGTGGCATTCAATTTGGACGAACTTTTTCGTCGTTCGGGTGCGCACGGCAAGCAGGCTCTGACCATGACGATGGGCTTCGGCTGCAATGCGGCAGCAATCATCAATACGCGCATCATCGACAGCCAAAGGGAGAGACTGATAGCTATTCTGACCAACAACTTCTCTCTGTGTAACGGGCGTTGGCCTACACAGATACTCCTTGCCACGATCTTCCTCACACCTGCCGTACCGGCCTATTTGCGTGGCGTGATCGGCATTGGGTCAGTCGTGGCCATTGCATTGCTGGGTATCGCTTTCATGTTTTTCTTCTCTTGGGTACTCTCCCGAACGCTGCTGCGAGGTCAAGTCTCCACGTTCAATCTGGAGCTTCCACCCTACCGCCCGCCACAGTTTTGGCAGACGATCTATAAATCCATCGTAGATCGTACACTCGTCGTTTTGTGGCGTGCCGTTGTCTTTGCCGCGCCGGCCGGTGCCCTTATCTGGCTCACCTGCAACATCCAAATCGGTGGAGTCGGGATAGCCGAATATCTGATCGACCTGCTGGACGGACCCGGTTGGCTGATGGGACTCAACGGTGTCATTCTGCTGGCCTATGTATTGGCCATTCCGGCCAATGAAATAGTGATACCGACGATACTGATGCTGACCGTCCTGACTACGGGAATAGATGGAGGAACCGGTGCCGGCGTCATGTTCGAAGCCGATGGCACAGCCGAAACGGCACGACTGTTCGAAGCCGGCGGTTGGACTATGCTGACAGGTATCAATCTCATGCTGTTCTGCCTACTCCACAATCCTTGCAGCACCACCCTGTTTAACATATATAAAGAGACGGGGAGCCGGAAATGGACGCTGCTGGCAGCCTTGATTCCGCTTGCCACTGGTTTCGTTGTGACCGTAGCCGTGGCCTTTGTATGGCGGTTGGTCGGAGGATAAGACCGGAAAAAACTTTCCCAAACGAATTGCGATCGAATGAATGATTTTCGCCCCAACCCTTCCCTCTTGCTGGAGACGAGCTGGGAGGTTTGCAATAAGCAGGGTGGTATATACACTGTGCTTACATCGAGGGCACATGAGATGATGAAACGCCACGACGGACGTATCATTTTCATAGGCCCCCTGCTAACGGAGCAGGAAGACTTACCCACCGATTTTGAGAATACAGTCCCTGCCATCTTGGAGGACTGGCATCGTGATGCAGCACCCTCGCTGGACTTGCGATATGTGTGCGGCAGCTGGCGAACTCCCGGTTCTCCCCCTGTAGTACTGGTGGACTTCGAACCCCTCTATGCACAGAAAGCAACGCTCTACTATGAGATGTGGGAGCACTTCGGCATCCAAAGCAACAAGGGGTACGGCGACTATGACGAGGCCTCGCTCTTCGGCATTGCCGCAGCCCAAACGATGCACAGTCTGTGCGAATACCTCTGCCCCGAAGACCAACCGGCCATAGGTATCTTCAACGAATGGATGCTCGGCATGGGACTCCTCTACAGCAAGCGGAAAACACCTCGTCTGAAAACCCTTTTCCTCACACATGCCACCACCACAGGGCGGTCTATCGCCGGCAACAACAAAGCTCTGTATGCCTACATGCCGGGCTACAACGGCGATCAAATGGCTGCCGAACTCGGTGTAGAAGCCAAACATGGGATAGAAAAAGCGGCGGCTCACCAATCGGATACCTTTGCCACGGTAAGCGAACTCACGGCCAAAGAATGCCGGCAACTGCTCGAACGCGATCCGATGGTACTGCCCAACGGATTCGAACCGAACTTCGTGCCGCAAGGAGAAGAATACGAGAGGCGGCGTGCAGAAGCGCGAAAGCGACTGCTCCACGTAGCGGAACATCTGACCGGCAAGCGACTGCCTGCCGATACCTTACTGATAGCCACGAGCGGACGGTACGAGTACAGGAACAAAGGTATCGACCTCTTCATCGATGCCGCTTCCGAGGCCGGACGATCGGGCAAACTCCGCACTCCGACTTTGGCTTTTATCCTCGTGCCGGCTTGGGTAGCCGGAGCGCGTGCCGATCTGCAATATCTACTGAATCATCCCGATCCGACGGAGTATAAAGAGAAACCCCTCCCCTATCCTTTCCTGACTCATTGGCTGCACGACATACAGGAACAGACTATCTCGAAACGACTCGACGAATCCGCCGGCAGTGCCGGAGAGGTGTCCTTCATCTTCGTTCCTTGTTACCTGAATCGGAAGGATGGGATCTTCGGCCTCGGCTACTACGATTTGCTCATCGGTATGGACCTGACCGTCTTTCCCTCCTACTATGAACCGTGGGGATATACACCGCTGGAAAGCATCGCTTTCGGTATTCCGACGGTGACGACCGACCTTTCGGGCTTCGGCCTTTGGGCTATGCAGGAGCGCGGTAGTCGGGACGACTTCAGTACGGGCGTAGCCGTCATCAAGCGTACCGACGACAATTATGGAGAAGCCGTACAAGCCATCGCCGACCTGCTATATCGTTGGCCGGCCGAAAGTGCCGACCGAACAGCCTGCCGGCTGGCAGCCATGCAAACGGCATCCCATGCAGAGTGGCGTTTGTTTTACGACCGGTATGAAGATACATACTCTGAATTGCTCAGTCGAGATTGAAGACAACCGATAATGAAAAAAACGCATCTTTGTAGTCCATTCCACGAACAAACAGCTATTATAAAACAATGATATTGAACATACTGCTTCTAATCATCGGATTGGCTTTAGTCGTTGGCGGAGCCAATTTTCTCACCGATGGCGCAGCCTCCATAGCCAAGCGATTTCGACTATCGGATTTGGTCATCGGCCTTACCGTACTGGCCTTCGGCACATCGGCTCCCGAACTCACCGTCAGTCTGATGGCAGCCCTGAAAGGAAGTGCCGATATAGCTATCGGCAACGTCATCGGGAGCAATATCTTCAACATTCTGGCCATCGTTGGCATTACGGCTCTGATCATGCCGCTGACCATGTCGAACAGTACGATTCGTATCGAAATCCCTCTAACCATTCTCTCCTCCGCGGTCTTGTTTTTCATGGCCAACGACCGCCTCTTCGACATGGCCGGAGAGAATGTGATCACCCGTACCGAAGGTTTCGTATTACTGGCTTTCTTCCTGATATTTCTATTCTACACTTTCAATATGTCCAAAGGGGAAGAATCCCCCGGGCAAGTGAGGCAGTTTGCCCTACCCCTATCCATAATAATGGTAATAGGCGGTCTGGTAGCTCTCGTCTTCGGGGGCGATCTGTTCGTGGACAATGCAGCTATGCTTGCCGGACGCATGGGAGTAAGCGAATCGGTTGTCGCCATCACCATCGTAGCAGGAGGAACTTCCTTGCCCGAATTGGTCACCACCTTAGTGGCTGCCATCAAGAAGCGTCCGGGCATGGCCATCGGCAATATCGTAGGTAGCAACCTCTTCAACATCCTGCTCATCCTCGGAGTCAGTTCGTCCATCAGCCCCATACGGATCCAAGGCATTACGGTCGTGGACTATGGGATTTTCATTCTATCGGCAATCCTGCTCTACGTTTTCGGCCTTTTCTTCGGAGACAAAACGATCAAACGCTTCGAAGGCAGCATCCTCTTATCGCTCTTCATATGCTATACGGTCTATTTGGTCATGACCGCCTAAAGAAAGCCATACGGGGAAAAATGCGCAAGAAAAGGCTCGACGCCATTCGCCGGCATATTCTGCGGAGCGAAATCTCCACCCAAGAGGAACTGCAAACAGCCTTGCTGTCCGAAGACATTCCCGTATCGCAGGCCACACTTTCACGCGATCTGGAAATCCTCGGCATAGAAAAATCGACCTCGCCTTCAGGGAAAAAAGTGTACATCCTGCCTCGAGACAATCGTCCACCCTCCTCTCGCGGTGAACTTCGTATCGGACGCACCGAAGGGTTTATCGGACCGGTCGATACGGGAGAGATGCTTCTGCTCAATACGGCTGAGGGCCATGCAGCCCGTATCGCATCGAAAATAGAGGAGCTATCTGCGCCCGAAGTGGCGGACGTATTCTTCGGCCCGACGCACATCGTTGTCATCGGGCAGAAAGGAACCACGCGTCAGGCTTTACTCTGCGCCATTGCTCCGGCCATTCCCGAAGTCCTCCGCTGACAACCGACACACCTCCTCACGTCAAACCTTACCAAACTTCCTACACTGTATAGTCACGAAGACTGAACGACAATGAATGATGACAGGAACGACATTTCCATGAGATCGAACGAATCAACAAGTATTTGCTCTCTCTCAAAAGACTATTCCCCTCGCATATCAAAAACACATCACTACAATCAAACTTAAACGGGAGCATTTTGAGGCGGTTGTCCCCTGAGGTCTATTGGTTAATTTCATCTATGCAGCAATATTTTTACATATCTTTGTCGCGTTTCAGTTGAACATCTTCAAAGAACACATTCCGACACCTTTGGACATTACATACTTCTACTATGATCCTCTAAAC
This genomic stretch from Porphyromonas gingivalis ATCC 33277 harbors:
- a CDS encoding calcium/sodium antiporter; the encoded protein is MILNILLLIIGLALVVGGANFLTDGAASIAKRFRLSDLVIGLTVLAFGTSAPELTVSLMAALKGSADIAIGNVIGSNIFNILAIVGITALIMPLTMSNSTIRIEIPLTILSSAVLFFMANDRLFDMAGENVITRTEGFVLLAFFLIFLFYTFNMSKGEESPGQVRQFALPLSIIMVIGGLVALVFGGDLFVDNAAMLAGRMGVSESVVAITIVAGGTSLPELVTTLVAAIKKRPGMAIGNIVGSNLFNILLILGVSSSISPIRIQGITVVDYGIFILSAILLYVFGLFFGDKTIKRFEGSILLSLFICYTVYLVMTA
- a CDS encoding DtxR family transcriptional regulator; the protein is MNLFSNLLFRFDVRRLSEDTLKAIYSLEEDGLPVNADRLVALTGLKISNQQYILDLLHKQGYCLPPDSHLTESGRKYALKVIRRHRLLEKYLSEHSGYEPSEWHTQACKEEHDLSDEEQERIAVRLGNPLFDPHGDPIPTEEGEVQSVEGIHADELPDDSYVRVIHIEDEPADLYRQIETIGFFRGAVFHLLRTDTDGVHLSFEGEQFFLPQEAAHNLTVMPCTDKGMIDLAQKTVKLTTLRQGEEATIAGISKACRGANRRRLLDLGFVRGSRIAIDLTSPLGNPTAYVVRGTAIALRRDQARYILIYR
- the feoB gene encoding ferrous iron transport protein B encodes the protein MKKSAATSSACNGCPTHSGNKLRRMGTDAERYDFTIALAGNPNTGKSTVFNALTGLKQHTGNWPGKTVEKAEGAFSYAGSSYKIVDLPGTYSLLSTSEDEEIARDFILFGKPDVTLIVADATRLERNMNLILQILEITDRAVLCANLMDEAERNGVEIDLRGLSRRLGIPVVGASARSGEGISDLLSALSEVAQGIYRCTPHRLTSIGTEIDTRIDSLAESIRLFHPDTPNSRWLALRLTEGDRRVENILYADNEAPAEKLKREVDEFRRNFGEDLHDQLSEALYSDAGKICQEVITQTNKRGRTPLDIKIDRIVTSRKWGFPIMLFMLALVLWITIVGSNYPSQWLSDSLVGILHPLLKTRTTGFLPDWLSGFLIDGVYLATAWVVSVMLPPMAIFFPLFTLLEDFGFLPRVAFNLDELFRRSGAHGKQALTMTMGFGCNAAAIINTRIIDSQRERLIAILTNNFSLCNGRWPTQILLATIFLTPAVPAYLRGVIGIGSVVAIALLGIAFMFFFSWVLSRTLLRGQVSTFNLELPPYRPPQFWQTIYKSIVDRTLVVLWRAVVFAAPAGALIWLTCNIQIGGVGIAEYLIDLLDGPGWLMGLNGVILLAYVLAIPANEIVIPTILMLTVLTTGIDGGTGAGVMFEADGTAETARLFEAGGWTMLTGINLMLFCLLHNPCSTTLFNIYKETGSRKWTLLAALIPLATGFVVTVAVAFVWRLVGG
- a CDS encoding glycosyltransferase; translation: MNDFRPNPSLLLETSWEVCNKQGGIYTVLTSRAHEMMKRHDGRIIFIGPLLTEQEDLPTDFENTVPAILEDWHRDAAPSLDLRYVCGSWRTPGSPPVVLVDFEPLYAQKATLYYEMWEHFGIQSNKGYGDYDEASLFGIAAAQTMHSLCEYLCPEDQPAIGIFNEWMLGMGLLYSKRKTPRLKTLFLTHATTTGRSIAGNNKALYAYMPGYNGDQMAAELGVEAKHGIEKAAAHQSDTFATVSELTAKECRQLLERDPMVLPNGFEPNFVPQGEEYERRRAEARKRLLHVAEHLTGKRLPADTLLIATSGRYEYRNKGIDLFIDAASEAGRSGKLRTPTLAFILVPAWVAGARADLQYLLNHPDPTEYKEKPLPYPFLTHWLHDIQEQTISKRLDESAGSAGEVSFIFVPCYLNRKDGIFGLGYYDLLIGMDLTVFPSYYEPWGYTPLESIAFGIPTVTTDLSGFGLWAMQERGSRDDFSTGVAVIKRTDDNYGEAVQAIADLLYRWPAESADRTACRLAAMQTASHAEWRLFYDRYEDTYSELLSRD
- a CDS encoding transcriptional regulator, whose protein sequence is MRKKRLDAIRRHILRSEISTQEELQTALLSEDIPVSQATLSRDLEILGIEKSTSPSGKKVYILPRDNRPPSSRGELRIGRTEGFIGPVDTGEMLLLNTAEGHAARIASKIEELSAPEVADVFFGPTHIVVIGQKGTTRQALLCAIAPAIPEVLR